The following coding sequences lie in one Mycobacterium sp. DL440 genomic window:
- a CDS encoding TetR/AcrR family transcriptional regulator, with translation MPTTEEPRKRKASPRKSATKESEPEDEFDDELSPPNWQSKAVERSLGRSRAAAEKRSAAFVKAALALVERQGGQDFTVQELVNDMRISTRTYYQYFSSKEELLVAMFEQVQREDNRALRPLVAAEEDPRERLKAFVFGILNRAHTGSPRYAVGRLLIEQFMQLQVKHPEELRHSYAGVLAYLTKLLVEATSPGGVETASHRRMAGLVLQMVVSSTQVMVLGSPVIDPPPTPEEVWQFCLSGISGLDAPGGAAEEAPRRPRKSNSVAN, from the coding sequence GTGCCCACGACTGAAGAACCGAGAAAACGGAAAGCAAGCCCGCGGAAGAGCGCGACAAAAGAGTCGGAGCCCGAGGACGAGTTCGACGACGAATTGTCACCGCCGAATTGGCAGTCGAAGGCGGTGGAACGGTCCCTGGGGCGCTCGCGGGCAGCGGCCGAAAAGCGTAGCGCCGCCTTCGTGAAGGCCGCACTGGCACTCGTGGAACGCCAGGGGGGACAGGACTTTACGGTCCAAGAGCTCGTGAATGACATGCGCATCTCCACCCGGACCTACTATCAGTACTTCAGCAGCAAGGAGGAGCTCCTTGTCGCTATGTTCGAACAGGTACAGCGGGAGGACAACCGTGCGCTGCGTCCTCTTGTAGCTGCCGAGGAGGACCCGCGCGAGCGACTCAAGGCCTTCGTGTTCGGCATCCTCAATCGCGCACACACCGGCTCACCCCGGTATGCGGTCGGGCGGCTACTCATCGAGCAGTTCATGCAGCTGCAGGTAAAGCACCCTGAAGAACTGCGCCATTCGTATGCAGGCGTGCTGGCCTACCTGACGAAGCTGCTGGTGGAAGCCACCTCTCCGGGCGGGGTCGAAACCGCGAGCCATCGGCGGATGGCGGGACTGGTCCTGCAGATGGTCGTCAGCTCGACTCAGGTGATGGTCCTTGGCTCTCCCGTCATCGATCCGCCACCCACGCCTGAAGAGGTCTGGCAATTCTGCCTCAGCGGCATCTCGGGGCTCGACGCCCCAGGTGGCGCGGCGGAGGAAGCGCCGCGTCGGCCGCGCAAGAGCAATTCTGTGGCCAATTAG
- a CDS encoding SDR family oxidoreductase: MSFEGSVALVTGGTGGLGAATVRRLHAAGATVVIADLDDAKGAALADELGGGVAYVRTDVLDDESVQAALSKADDLGVLRYAVIAHGGFGVAERILKRDGNPAGLDGFKTTLDLYLTGTYNVLRLTAAKLGMADLDERGERGAIVMTASIAGYEGQIGQSAYSAAKGGVISLTLAGARDLGSVGIRVNTIAPGTIRTPILEQIGEEGLKKFAEAVPFPKRLGTPAEYASLAQHLLENTYINGEVVRMDGAQRFQPR; the protein is encoded by the coding sequence GTGTCGTTCGAGGGAAGCGTTGCCCTGGTAACCGGCGGAACCGGCGGGCTCGGCGCGGCGACTGTCCGCCGGCTACACGCCGCCGGTGCGACCGTTGTCATCGCCGATCTCGACGATGCGAAGGGAGCCGCGCTTGCCGACGAGCTGGGTGGCGGGGTGGCGTACGTTCGCACCGACGTCCTAGATGACGAGTCCGTGCAAGCCGCTTTGAGTAAGGCCGACGACCTGGGTGTCTTGCGCTATGCGGTGATCGCTCACGGTGGTTTCGGTGTCGCTGAGCGGATACTCAAGCGTGACGGCAACCCGGCCGGGCTGGATGGCTTCAAGACGACGTTGGATCTTTATCTCACTGGCACGTACAACGTGTTGCGGCTGACCGCCGCCAAACTCGGCATGGCCGATCTCGACGAACGTGGGGAACGCGGCGCGATCGTGATGACCGCCTCGATAGCAGGATACGAGGGGCAGATCGGCCAGTCGGCGTATTCCGCAGCAAAGGGCGGGGTGATCTCATTGACCTTGGCCGGCGCTCGCGACCTCGGTTCCGTCGGTATCCGGGTGAACACTATCGCGCCCGGAACGATCCGTACCCCGATACTTGAGCAGATCGGCGAAGAGGGCCTCAAGAAGTTCGCTGAGGCGGTGCCATTTCCGAAGCGTCTCGGCACACCAGCCGAATACGCCAGCCTGGCGCAGCACCTGCTGGAGAACACTTACATCAACGGCGAAGTCGTGCGGATGGACGGCGCGCAGCGATTCCAACCTCGCTGA
- a CDS encoding cytochrome P450: MSGSPIEFDPYSDDFFDSPYETYRRLRDEAPVYYNATHNFYALSRYEDVAPAYKDFETYSSASGFNLDMIEATRQGEEVPKFIITMDPPEHHRMRKLVSKAFTPRAMELLESMVRDQIRTVAEKVDPTSFDAVEDFSALFPIQIITTMLGVPPEDRAQVRIWVDKALAPESGSPDASQETLESIIALWDYYHRLAQLRHVEPREDMISHLTRAEITDDDGELRSLDDLEIAGFATLLGAAGAETVAKLVGNAAVIFADNPGEWQKLLDNRSKVTAAVEELLRYEPPNHYNVRYSTRDVTLHGTTIPAGSSVMLLIGSAMRDDRVFPNADRFDVDRERPFGYNLSFGYGIHSCLGAALARMESRIAIETLLDLIPKYTVDRAGLQRVHMTNVRGYANVPVRAL; the protein is encoded by the coding sequence GTGTCAGGAAGTCCCATTGAGTTCGACCCGTATTCCGACGACTTCTTCGACTCGCCGTACGAAACCTACCGACGTCTGCGCGATGAAGCGCCGGTCTACTACAACGCGACCCACAACTTCTATGCGCTATCCCGCTACGAAGATGTCGCGCCGGCCTACAAGGACTTCGAAACCTACTCATCTGCCAGTGGTTTCAACCTGGACATGATCGAAGCCACCAGGCAAGGGGAGGAGGTTCCAAAGTTCATCATCACGATGGATCCGCCGGAGCACCATCGGATGCGCAAGCTGGTCAGCAAGGCCTTCACTCCCCGCGCCATGGAGTTGTTGGAATCAATGGTGCGCGATCAGATTCGCACAGTCGCAGAGAAGGTCGATCCGACGTCGTTTGACGCGGTCGAAGATTTCTCAGCGTTGTTCCCGATCCAGATCATTACCACCATGCTTGGCGTTCCCCCTGAGGATCGCGCGCAGGTGCGCATCTGGGTCGACAAAGCGCTTGCGCCCGAATCTGGCTCGCCAGACGCATCGCAAGAGACGCTTGAGTCGATCATCGCGCTATGGGACTACTACCACCGACTCGCTCAGCTTCGGCACGTCGAGCCGCGAGAAGACATGATCAGTCACCTGACTCGCGCCGAGATCACCGATGACGACGGGGAGCTCAGATCACTAGACGATCTCGAAATCGCCGGATTCGCCACCTTGCTCGGCGCGGCTGGAGCCGAAACCGTCGCCAAGCTGGTCGGCAATGCCGCCGTGATCTTTGCCGACAACCCCGGTGAATGGCAGAAACTGCTCGACAACCGCAGCAAGGTCACCGCCGCGGTCGAGGAGCTCCTTCGATACGAGCCTCCGAATCACTACAACGTGCGCTACAGCACGCGGGACGTCACGCTGCACGGCACCACGATCCCGGCGGGCAGTTCCGTCATGTTGCTCATCGGTTCGGCGATGCGCGATGACCGGGTCTTCCCCAACGCCGACAGGTTTGACGTCGATCGCGAGCGACCTTTCGGATACAACCTATCCTTCGGATACGGAATCCATAGTTGTCTGGGGGCGGCGCTGGCCCGCATGGAGAGCCGCATCGCGATCGAGACTCTGCTCGATCTGATCCCCAAATACACGGTCGACCGTGCCGGCCTGCAGCGTGTCCATATGACGAACGTCCGCGGTTACGCGAACGTCCCGGTGCGCGCGCTGTGA
- a CDS encoding NAD(P)-dependent oxidoreductase, whose protein sequence is MAETIGFIGAGQMGEPMVVRLLAAGHDVVLFARRDDVRDRLAKAGAAVTDSIPHVAAKSDILFGCFFSDSQLTDAASGSDGFISSAKPGSIFVSHTTGNLSTLKSIAAESPSPPTILDAPISGSADDILAGKLTVLIGGPAGAVEQVTPVIRAYAENIIAAGDLGSALNLKLINNALFAANAQLVAVATDIGRQLDVAPAALLAALAVSSGGSRAASYVQAAGGVDQFATLVAPFLRKDMAAAKLQADEVGADLALLAAVVQDGPLELTSQTAAAH, encoded by the coding sequence ATGGCTGAGACAATTGGATTCATCGGCGCTGGGCAAATGGGCGAACCTATGGTAGTGCGCCTGCTCGCTGCTGGCCACGACGTAGTACTGTTCGCCCGCCGTGACGATGTCCGGGATCGCCTTGCCAAGGCGGGTGCGGCGGTTACTGATTCGATCCCACACGTGGCGGCAAAGAGCGACATACTGTTCGGATGCTTCTTCTCCGACAGCCAGTTGACGGACGCTGCTTCGGGGTCTGACGGATTTATATCCAGTGCCAAACCTGGTTCGATCTTCGTATCGCATACCACAGGTAATCTATCTACACTCAAATCCATTGCTGCAGAATCGCCTTCACCACCGACGATTCTGGATGCGCCGATCAGCGGCAGCGCCGACGACATCTTGGCGGGTAAACTCACCGTACTGATCGGCGGTCCCGCCGGTGCGGTGGAACAGGTCACCCCTGTCATCCGCGCCTACGCCGAAAACATCATCGCTGCCGGCGATTTGGGTAGCGCGTTGAATCTCAAGCTGATCAACAACGCGTTGTTTGCGGCCAACGCCCAGTTGGTGGCGGTGGCCACCGATATCGGCCGGCAGCTCGATGTTGCCCCTGCGGCACTTCTCGCGGCACTAGCTGTGTCCAGCGGTGGGAGTCGCGCGGCGTCATATGTTCAGGCAGCCGGGGGAGTCGACCAGTTCGCGACGTTGGTCGCGCCATTTCTACGCAAGGACATGGCTGCCGCCAAACTGCAGGCGGATGAGGTCGGTGCCGATCTAGCGCTGCTGGCAGCGGTAGTGCAGGACGGCCCGCTCGAACTGACGTCCCAGACAGCCGCGGCCCATTGA
- a CDS encoding ABC transporter substrate-binding protein, translated as MSTVTARAECSIQGAATLGTKPHPSVEQAKLLDTEDRIIIRPVASGRELANEAFEPIRIGFMSEIPGGSDIGLGVFLDPLILAFEDAINEGRLKRGIELLPLHVNGLPAGSAKNVKQAYLELVDAGCVLVLSIGVTDNALVLCDLVNESKVPYITMGGTTRFVGPHCFSLPNGGHGEEIAIVAAYCASQGYRKVVLTGERSPGDTEYQMFFREQARLYGIEILKEHYFDQRPTEDELDAGFRQIRELGPDALVYAGFGWNSSQINPSLERIGWDPPKVMNAAIMWALGSEAWADALDGWVGIEQTLGDHEAIEKNRNWGPALDRFEKRFGYRMDNTVFALIYDQGRTAAEAINNAPLLTGEGISAGLERIKLMPSVLGGPRTYIEFGPYNHRGYKGDFLFLKQLRDRKFHFTSYHWPEWTSNRTS; from the coding sequence TTGTCCACCGTTACCGCGAGAGCCGAATGCAGCATCCAAGGTGCCGCCACACTGGGCACCAAGCCGCACCCATCGGTGGAGCAGGCGAAGCTCCTCGACACTGAGGACCGAATCATCATCAGACCGGTCGCCAGTGGCCGTGAGCTTGCGAATGAGGCGTTCGAACCCATCCGCATCGGATTCATGTCGGAAATCCCTGGGGGCAGTGATATCGGCCTCGGCGTGTTCTTGGACCCGCTCATCCTGGCCTTCGAAGACGCGATCAACGAGGGCCGCCTCAAACGCGGAATCGAACTGCTCCCGCTGCACGTGAACGGTCTGCCGGCCGGTTCGGCAAAGAACGTGAAGCAGGCATACCTAGAGTTGGTCGATGCCGGATGCGTTCTCGTCCTGTCAATCGGGGTGACCGACAATGCGTTGGTTCTCTGCGATCTCGTCAACGAGTCGAAGGTGCCTTACATCACGATGGGTGGCACCACGCGATTCGTTGGACCGCACTGCTTTTCGCTGCCCAATGGTGGCCACGGCGAGGAAATAGCGATCGTCGCCGCCTACTGTGCCAGCCAGGGCTACCGCAAGGTCGTGTTGACCGGTGAGCGCTCCCCCGGCGACACCGAGTATCAGATGTTCTTCCGCGAGCAGGCCCGCCTGTACGGCATCGAGATCCTCAAGGAGCACTACTTCGACCAGCGGCCCACCGAGGACGAGCTCGACGCCGGCTTCCGCCAGATCCGCGAGCTGGGCCCAGATGCCCTGGTGTATGCGGGCTTTGGGTGGAACAGCTCGCAGATCAATCCCTCCCTTGAGCGGATCGGCTGGGACCCGCCCAAGGTGATGAACGCCGCGATCATGTGGGCGCTTGGCAGCGAAGCCTGGGCCGATGCGCTCGACGGCTGGGTTGGCATCGAGCAGACGCTGGGCGATCACGAGGCCATTGAGAAGAACCGCAACTGGGGACCTGCGCTCGATCGGTTCGAGAAGCGGTTCGGCTACCGCATGGACAACACCGTCTTCGCGTTGATTTACGACCAGGGCCGAACGGCCGCTGAGGCGATCAACAACGCTCCGCTGCTGACCGGAGAGGGCATCTCCGCCGGCCTCGAACGCATCAAGCTGATGCCGTCCGTGCTCGGCGGTCCCCGCACCTACATCGAGTTCGGGCCGTACAACCACCGTGGATACAAGGGCGACTTTCTCTTCCTCAAGCAGTTGCGCGACCGCAAGTTCCACTTCACGTCGTACCACTGGCCGGAGTGGACCAGCAACAGGACAAGCTAG
- a CDS encoding amidohydrolase family protein, translating into MHKDDMILISVDDHIIEPPNMFTNHLPAKYVDEAPRLVHNPDGSDTWQFRDTVIPNVALNAVAGRPKDEYGLEPQGLDEIRKGCYDAAERVKDMNAGGVLATMNFPSFPGFAARLFATDDSDFSLALVQAYNDWHIDEWCGAHPGRFIPMALPVIWDAELCAQEVRRVSKKGVHSLTFSENPAALGYPSFHDDYWTPLWEALVETETVMNVHIGSSGKLSIPAPDSPMDVMITLQPMNIVQAAADLLWSKPIKTYPDLKIALSEGGTGWIPYFLERVDRTYDMHSTWTHQDFGGKLPSEVFREHFMTCFISDPVGVKLRHEIGVDNICWEMDYPHSDSMWPGAPEELDTVFKTYDVADDEINKMTHENAMKLYHFEPFTHIPKDQATVGALRAQAQGHDVSIQALSHERTGEQTTFAEFAAKAAEMSGAK; encoded by the coding sequence GTGCACAAGGACGACATGATTCTGATCTCGGTCGATGATCACATCATTGAACCGCCGAACATGTTCACGAATCACTTGCCGGCGAAGTACGTCGACGAGGCGCCGCGGTTGGTACATAACCCTGACGGCAGCGATACGTGGCAGTTCCGGGACACAGTGATCCCGAACGTGGCCTTGAACGCGGTCGCCGGCCGGCCCAAGGATGAGTACGGCCTGGAACCCCAGGGGCTCGATGAGATCCGCAAAGGCTGCTATGACGCCGCCGAGCGGGTCAAGGACATGAACGCCGGCGGAGTCCTGGCCACGATGAACTTTCCGTCGTTCCCAGGTTTCGCGGCCCGACTGTTCGCCACCGACGATTCCGATTTCTCGTTGGCATTGGTACAGGCCTACAACGACTGGCATATCGACGAATGGTGCGGAGCGCATCCGGGCCGATTCATCCCGATGGCGTTGCCGGTGATCTGGGATGCCGAGTTGTGCGCCCAGGAAGTGCGGCGGGTATCGAAGAAGGGTGTTCACTCGTTGACGTTCAGCGAGAACCCGGCTGCCCTGGGCTATCCGAGCTTTCACGATGACTATTGGACGCCGTTGTGGGAGGCGTTGGTCGAGACCGAGACGGTGATGAACGTCCACATCGGCTCTTCGGGCAAGCTGTCGATCCCGGCTCCGGATTCGCCGATGGATGTGATGATCACCTTGCAGCCGATGAATATCGTCCAAGCCGCGGCGGATCTACTGTGGTCCAAGCCGATCAAGACCTACCCCGATCTGAAGATCGCCCTCTCCGAGGGCGGGACCGGCTGGATTCCGTACTTCCTGGAACGGGTGGACCGCACCTACGACATGCACTCGACCTGGACTCATCAGGACTTCGGCGGGAAACTTCCCTCCGAAGTATTCAGGGAGCATTTCATGACATGCTTCATCTCCGATCCGGTCGGGGTGAAACTGCGCCACGAGATCGGGGTGGACAACATCTGCTGGGAGATGGACTATCCGCATTCTGATTCGATGTGGCCCGGCGCCCCAGAGGAACTCGACACCGTATTCAAAACGTACGACGTGGCTGATGACGAGATCAACAAGATGACCCATGAAAACGCGATGAAGCTGTATCACTTCGAACCGTTCACCCACATCCCCAAAGACCAAGCCACCGTCGGGGCACTGCGCGCACAAGCCCAAGGGCACGACGTGTCCATCCAGGCACTGAGCCACGAACGCACCGGTGAGCAAACCACATTCGCCGAATTCGCGGCCAAGGCCGCGGAGATGTCCGGCGCCAAATAG
- a CDS encoding CaiB/BaiF CoA-transferase family protein — MTAVMQGVRILEVADHTFVPAASALLADWGADVVKIEHVERGDAMRALASTGVTTVPTDVHVLLEHANRGKRSLALDLTSEDGREVLYQLAQTSDVFLTNKLPGVRTKLKIDVDDIRAHNERIIYARGTGQGERGPQADRGSFDSLSFWARSGVAVGIMREEYGHVPVMPAPGFGDSIGAMTIAGGIMGALFHRERTGAATEIDVSLLGTGMWAMGNAIALALLLDKAWTPPPANAISMNPLMSYYQTKDGRWLSFSCLQGGKYWPILCDVIERPDLAADPRFADYTSLLNNHLDAIGVLRKVFAERTLDEWHLKLDDFAGQWAVVQDARETAADAQAIANGYLQDCETAEGKPFRLVSAPVQFDRKPAPTARAPQFNEHGDEILAELGLSWDAIVDLKVRGAIG; from the coding sequence ATGACCGCTGTGATGCAAGGTGTTCGAATTCTCGAAGTCGCCGATCACACATTCGTCCCGGCCGCCTCTGCACTTCTGGCTGACTGGGGAGCAGACGTCGTCAAGATCGAGCACGTTGAGCGTGGCGACGCGATGCGAGCGTTGGCCTCAACCGGTGTCACTACCGTCCCCACGGACGTGCACGTCCTCCTCGAACATGCCAATCGCGGCAAGCGCAGCCTCGCCCTGGACCTCACCTCCGAGGACGGGCGGGAGGTTCTGTACCAATTGGCCCAGACCTCAGACGTATTCCTCACCAACAAGCTCCCGGGTGTGCGCACGAAGCTCAAGATCGACGTCGACGACATCCGGGCGCACAACGAACGGATCATCTACGCCCGCGGCACCGGCCAAGGGGAGCGTGGCCCTCAAGCGGACCGGGGGTCGTTCGACTCCCTGTCATTCTGGGCGCGCTCAGGCGTCGCCGTTGGCATCATGCGCGAAGAATACGGCCATGTTCCCGTGATGCCGGCACCTGGCTTCGGCGACTCGATCGGTGCCATGACGATCGCCGGCGGGATCATGGGTGCCCTGTTCCACCGCGAGCGCACAGGCGCGGCAACCGAAATCGACGTTTCCCTGCTCGGGACCGGCATGTGGGCGATGGGCAACGCCATCGCATTGGCCCTGCTACTCGACAAAGCCTGGACCCCGCCGCCCGCCAACGCCATCTCAATGAACCCGCTCATGAGTTACTACCAAACCAAGGACGGGCGCTGGCTGAGCTTCTCATGTCTCCAGGGCGGCAAGTATTGGCCCATTCTCTGCGACGTCATCGAGCGACCAGACCTCGCCGCCGATCCACGCTTCGCGGACTACACCTCCCTGCTCAACAATCACCTCGACGCGATCGGCGTGCTGCGAAAGGTGTTCGCAGAGCGAACTCTCGATGAATGGCATCTCAAGCTCGATGACTTCGCCGGCCAGTGGGCGGTGGTGCAGGATGCGCGAGAGACCGCGGCAGATGCTCAGGCAATCGCCAATGGCTATCTGCAAGACTGCGAGACGGCAGAAGGCAAGCCATTTCGTCTCGTTTCGGCACCGGTCCAATTCGATCGGAAACCTGCACCGACGGCACGGGCGCCCCAATTCAACGAGCACGGGGATGAGATCTTGGCGGAGCTCGGCCTCAGCTGGGACGCAATAGTGGACCTCAAGGTCCGTGGAGCTATCGGGTAG
- a CDS encoding TetR family transcriptional regulator has protein sequence MTRDPSRQEDVEERVDYDPAGLSAHRRRRRQRIVHAAIELIEEREYGTVQMRDVAQRSDVALGTVYRYFSSKEHLYAAALAEWGAGVIPHLGPGGVQADTDAERLRSVLRRVIESHQKWPQMMRAEMILERSDDPNSKVLLQQFSQRYDSVILASVRDMSPTQAEAVAYVVQSVMYRALRSWAVGRCTIADVERHADRTIDLIFSPLS, from the coding sequence ATGACGCGTGATCCGAGCCGCCAAGAAGACGTCGAAGAGCGCGTCGACTACGACCCGGCTGGACTATCGGCACACCGTCGGCGGCGGCGTCAGCGCATAGTTCACGCCGCTATCGAGCTGATCGAAGAACGCGAATACGGCACGGTGCAGATGCGTGATGTCGCGCAACGATCCGACGTGGCGCTCGGCACCGTCTACCGTTATTTCTCCTCTAAGGAGCACCTTTACGCGGCTGCTCTAGCCGAGTGGGGCGCCGGGGTGATTCCGCACCTCGGACCGGGAGGCGTGCAGGCTGACACGGATGCGGAGCGGCTTCGGAGCGTCCTGCGACGGGTCATCGAATCGCATCAAAAGTGGCCGCAGATGATGCGTGCCGAGATGATCCTTGAGAGGTCCGACGACCCGAACTCCAAAGTGCTGCTTCAACAATTCTCGCAGCGCTACGACAGTGTGATTCTCGCGAGTGTGCGGGACATGTCCCCAACGCAGGCCGAAGCTGTTGCGTATGTGGTGCAGTCCGTCATGTACCGCGCACTTCGCTCGTGGGCCGTGGGTCGATGCACCATCGCGGACGTCGAGCGGCACGCAGATCGGACAATCGACCTGATCTTCTCACCGCTCAGCTGA
- a CDS encoding amidohydrolase family protein, translating into MDDHVIEPPDLWKRWLPTKFSERGPKVIRAPYAIDDATNVTIAVTGPETDFWAYEDLRAVIKNGSAAVGLEASEIDYQPVSFAEMRPGFYDLKPRLEDMDANHIERSLCFPTFPRFCGQTFLEASDKELAMACVLAYNDWMVDEWCGDSGGRLIPLCLIPLWDPVAAGAEVRRNAARGVRAVAFTELPAYLGLPTLHDADQHWDPFFAACEETGTTICIHIGSASRFSKSSNDAPRIARQAALFINSQLSMIDWLTSGVLARYPNIKVAFSESQIGWMPFVLERLDNLWSKNRAGADINPLIVRPPSTYMAGRIFGCFFEDDFGLASRDVIGIDQITFESDYPHQDSLWPNTLGYAEKSMATLTPEEIEKVVRGNAIKLFQLPAELP; encoded by the coding sequence GTGGACGACCACGTCATTGAGCCGCCGGACCTCTGGAAACGATGGTTACCCACGAAGTTTTCCGAACGGGGCCCCAAGGTTATCCGCGCTCCGTACGCCATCGATGACGCTACTAATGTGACGATTGCCGTGACCGGCCCCGAGACCGACTTCTGGGCGTACGAGGACCTCCGTGCAGTCATCAAGAACGGTTCGGCCGCAGTAGGTCTCGAGGCGAGCGAGATCGACTACCAGCCGGTGTCCTTTGCAGAGATGCGTCCCGGCTTCTACGACCTGAAGCCGCGACTGGAAGACATGGACGCCAACCACATCGAGCGTTCGCTGTGCTTCCCGACCTTTCCCCGGTTTTGTGGGCAGACGTTCCTAGAAGCCAGCGACAAAGAACTGGCAATGGCATGTGTGCTCGCCTACAACGATTGGATGGTCGATGAATGGTGCGGCGACAGCGGCGGCCGGCTGATCCCGTTGTGCCTGATCCCACTTTGGGATCCCGTCGCGGCTGGGGCGGAGGTACGTCGCAACGCGGCGAGGGGAGTGCGGGCCGTTGCGTTCACAGAGTTGCCTGCCTACCTCGGTCTGCCCACCCTGCACGACGCTGATCAGCACTGGGACCCCTTCTTCGCGGCGTGCGAAGAGACCGGAACCACGATTTGCATTCACATCGGGTCGGCTTCTCGGTTCAGCAAGAGCTCGAATGACGCGCCCCGGATCGCTCGACAGGCAGCGCTGTTCATCAACTCGCAGCTCTCGATGATCGACTGGCTGACGTCCGGCGTGCTGGCCCGGTATCCGAACATCAAGGTTGCGTTCTCGGAAAGCCAGATCGGCTGGATGCCCTTCGTGCTCGAGCGTCTCGACAACCTGTGGTCGAAGAATCGTGCCGGAGCCGACATCAACCCCCTGATTGTCCGTCCACCGAGCACATATATGGCCGGTCGGATCTTCGGATGCTTCTTCGAAGACGACTTCGGGCTTGCGTCGCGAGACGTGATCGGTATCGACCAGATCACCTTTGAGAGCGATTACCCGCACCAAGATTCGCTTTGGCCGAACACGCTGGGCTACGCCGAAAAATCCATGGCCACATTGACTCCCGAAGAGATCGAGAAGGTCGTGCGGGGCAACGCGATCAAACTATTCCAGCTACCCGCTGAACTACCCTGA
- a CDS encoding amidohydrolase family protein, whose product MATTIFDEVKVIDADTHVIEPPDLWTSRISVKKWGDLVPHVRTDDATGEEFWHFGETRIYGAATPAMAFWHEYPPLHPLKIADAHPSTWDVPQRVSKMDEFGIHAQVLYPNVAGFGTGRFMQIKHEELMLACVEAYNDYLVDYANEAPGRFIPIAAVPFWDIDLAVKEIERAVGNGHKGVMLSGEPEGWGQKPLTSPFWDPIWAVCQDLDVPVNFHIAAGDVSNVRGSAPEHGERAHFASFGVSFFLGNASTISKLTFGGVCHRFPRLNFVSVESGIGWLPFALSAMDWQWQNCAVTMEHPEYDLLPSEYFKRQIYGCFWFERETAVQAIELLGPDNILYETDFPHPTSMAPGPASIAEAPRDYVAGALAGVPDRSLRKILHDNAARIYHVD is encoded by the coding sequence GTGGCTACCACCATCTTCGATGAGGTCAAGGTCATCGACGCCGATACTCACGTCATCGAACCACCGGATCTATGGACATCGCGCATCTCGGTGAAGAAGTGGGGCGATCTCGTTCCTCATGTACGCACCGACGACGCCACCGGTGAAGAGTTCTGGCACTTCGGCGAGACGCGGATCTATGGTGCGGCCACGCCCGCGATGGCGTTCTGGCACGAATATCCGCCACTGCACCCGCTCAAGATTGCCGACGCCCACCCGTCGACTTGGGATGTGCCCCAGCGGGTGTCGAAGATGGACGAGTTCGGGATTCACGCCCAGGTGCTGTATCCGAACGTTGCGGGATTCGGGACGGGACGGTTCATGCAGATCAAGCATGAAGAGTTGATGTTGGCCTGTGTCGAGGCCTACAACGACTATCTCGTCGACTACGCGAACGAGGCTCCTGGCCGCTTCATACCGATTGCGGCGGTGCCGTTCTGGGATATCGACTTGGCTGTCAAGGAGATCGAACGCGCAGTCGGTAACGGTCACAAGGGAGTGATGCTGTCGGGTGAGCCGGAGGGATGGGGCCAAAAGCCGCTGACTTCCCCATTCTGGGACCCGATCTGGGCTGTGTGCCAGGACCTCGATGTGCCGGTGAACTTCCACATCGCCGCCGGCGATGTGTCCAATGTGCGCGGTTCGGCACCCGAGCATGGTGAACGGGCGCACTTCGCGTCATTCGGGGTCTCCTTTTTCCTCGGTAACGCCTCGACGATTTCCAAGCTGACCTTCGGCGGCGTGTGCCATCGATTCCCGCGGCTCAATTTCGTGTCGGTGGAGAGCGGCATCGGCTGGTTGCCGTTCGCCCTGTCGGCGATGGACTGGCAGTGGCAGAACTGTGCGGTCACGATGGAGCACCCGGAGTACGACCTGCTGCCGAGCGAGTATTTCAAGCGCCAGATCTACGGCTGCTTCTGGTTCGAGAGGGAAACAGCGGTGCAGGCCATCGAGCTGCTCGGTCCCGACAACATCCTCTACGAGACCGACTTTCCGCATCCGACATCAATGGCACCGGGGCCGGCTTCGATCGCCGAGGCGCCTCGCGACTACGTGGCCGGCGCACTGGCCGGTGTCCCCGACCGTTCTCTGCGAAAGATCCTGCACGACAACGCTGCACGCATCTATCACGTGGATTGA
- a CDS encoding ferredoxin, translating into MAMKIVVDYSVCESNGVCMGLMPEVFELDDVDNLNLLQDDVTPENEAEVHEAVRQCPRQAIAIVE; encoded by the coding sequence ATTGCGATGAAGATCGTCGTCGATTACAGCGTGTGTGAGAGTAACGGCGTCTGCATGGGGTTGATGCCGGAGGTTTTCGAACTGGACGACGTTGACAATCTGAATCTTCTCCAGGACGACGTCACGCCCGAGAACGAAGCGGAAGTGCACGAGGCGGTTCGCCAGTGTCCGCGCCAGGCGATCGCCATCGTCGAGTAG